A genomic window from Chitinophaga pollutisoli includes:
- a CDS encoding von Willebrand factor type A domain-containing protein, which yields MKRILLLCACILACGQLIAQTVRITGKVLDINTKDPIQGATVRIDGTHFGSLTDSTGKFICKVAKGNFTLEVSWIGYNKLVKSFSMNDTAVLIELTPSVQALQEVAVVAYAPQKRENLTASNVMIRGVATAPVAEMRSDYIGTPVSRDEFAAIKENRYRFVQQQPLSTFSSDVDKASFSLVRNMLNMGNIPGKDAVRVEELINYFEYDYPQPAGDAPVAIQADMAQCPWNPAHQLVRIGIQGKTIPIDNLPASNLVFLIDVSGSMSGANRLPLVKQAFRLLVKQLRPQDRVSIVVYAGAAGLSLPSTPGNNKDAILGAIDRLEAGGSTAGGAGIQLAYATAKEHFIKGGNNRVILATDGDFNVGISDVGELERLIEKEREGNVYLSVLGFGMGNYKDNRLETLADKGNGHYAYIDNFDEARRTFTTEFGGTLFTIAKDVKLQVEFNPAKVQAYRLVGYENRLLENEDFNDDKKDAGEMGSGHSVTALYELVPPGVKLEGPNVDPLKYQATEAPVIRSDEVLTVKVRYKHPEGGASKLLAHSLKGGPRTVGESPESFRLAVAAAQFGMLLRKSEYAGKSSYAGALALLGGLKGADAEGYRGQLVKMIKQAMALEDIARKD from the coding sequence ATGAAACGCATTCTCCTGTTATGCGCCTGTATATTGGCGTGCGGGCAGCTCATTGCCCAGACGGTCCGGATCACCGGCAAAGTGCTCGACATCAACACCAAAGATCCCATTCAGGGTGCTACGGTCCGGATAGACGGCACCCATTTCGGTTCGCTGACAGACAGTACGGGTAAATTTATTTGTAAGGTGGCAAAGGGAAATTTCACACTGGAAGTTTCCTGGATCGGATACAATAAATTGGTGAAATCATTTTCAATGAATGATACGGCGGTGCTTATCGAGCTAACGCCTTCGGTGCAAGCGTTGCAGGAAGTAGCGGTAGTCGCATATGCTCCGCAAAAAAGAGAAAACCTTACTGCTTCCAACGTGATGATCAGGGGAGTCGCGACGGCCCCGGTGGCGGAAATGCGTTCCGATTACATTGGCACGCCCGTCAGCCGCGACGAATTCGCCGCCATCAAGGAAAACCGCTACCGGTTCGTGCAGCAGCAGCCGTTGAGTACTTTTTCTTCGGATGTCGATAAGGCGTCGTTTTCGCTGGTGCGGAATATGCTGAACATGGGAAATATTCCGGGGAAAGATGCGGTACGGGTTGAAGAATTGATTAATTATTTCGAGTATGATTACCCGCAACCTGCCGGCGACGCGCCCGTGGCGATCCAGGCCGATATGGCGCAATGCCCCTGGAACCCGGCGCACCAGTTGGTTAGGATCGGGATACAGGGAAAGACGATCCCGATAGACAACCTGCCGGCGAGCAACCTCGTTTTTCTGATCGACGTGTCTGGCTCGATGTCAGGCGCCAACCGGTTGCCGCTGGTGAAACAGGCGTTCCGGTTGCTGGTAAAGCAATTGCGCCCGCAAGACCGCGTTTCGATCGTGGTGTATGCGGGTGCGGCGGGGCTTTCCCTGCCGTCGACGCCGGGGAATAACAAGGACGCGATCCTCGGCGCCATCGACCGCCTGGAAGCGGGTGGCAGTACGGCCGGGGGCGCGGGCATCCAGCTGGCATATGCCACGGCGAAGGAACACTTTATCAAAGGCGGCAATAACCGCGTCATCCTCGCTACTGACGGCGATTTCAACGTAGGGATTTCGGATGTGGGGGAACTGGAACGCCTGATCGAAAAGGAACGCGAAGGGAATGTATACCTTTCGGTCCTGGGATTTGGCATGGGAAATTACAAAGACAACCGGCTGGAAACACTTGCGGATAAAGGAAACGGGCACTATGCCTATATCGACAATTTCGATGAAGCCCGCCGGACGTTCACGACGGAATTCGGCGGCACACTGTTCACCATCGCCAAAGACGTAAAGTTGCAGGTGGAGTTCAATCCCGCAAAGGTGCAGGCTTACCGGCTGGTTGGTTATGAGAACCGGCTGCTGGAAAACGAGGATTTCAACGACGACAAAAAAGATGCCGGGGAGATGGGGTCCGGGCATAGCGTAACGGCGCTGTACGAATTGGTGCCTCCGGGCGTGAAGCTGGAGGGGCCGAACGTGGACCCGCTGAAGTACCAGGCTACGGAAGCCCCGGTAATCCGAAGCGATGAGGTGCTGACGGTCAAGGTGCGGTATAAGCACCCCGAAGGCGGTGCCAGCAAGCTGCTGGCGCATTCGTTGAAGGGTGGTCCGCGCACTGTCGGGGAAAGCCCGGAGAGCTTCCGGTTGGCAGTGGCGGCTGCGCAATTCGGGATGTTGTTGCGGAAGAGTGAATACGCCGGGAAGTCGAGTTACGCGGGGGCTTTGGCGTTGCTTGGCGGATTGAAGGGGGCCGATGCGGAGGGGTACCGCGGGCAGCTCGTGAAAATGATTAAACAGGCGATGGCGCTGGAGGATATTGCCCGAAAGGATTAA
- a CDS encoding EI24 domain-containing protein, protein MGSPLFAYLSEKTESIMQGKDFPFSASQLLKDLVRGIRLSLRNLVYQTALMLILAILAFVPILGWLTPLIAMLIECYYFGFSMMDYSFERHRWSMRQSIAYIRHHKGMAMGNGIVFYLFLFIPVLGWLLAPCYAVIAATIHLQQQRLPMGTED, encoded by the coding sequence GTGGGATCCCCTTTGTTCGCTTACCTGTCGGAGAAGACAGAAAGCATCATGCAGGGGAAAGATTTTCCGTTCAGCGCTTCGCAGTTGCTGAAAGACCTGGTGCGCGGGATCCGCCTGTCGCTCCGCAACCTCGTCTACCAGACCGCCCTCATGCTCATTCTGGCGATACTGGCGTTTGTTCCTATCCTGGGCTGGCTGACGCCATTGATCGCCATGCTCATCGAATGTTACTACTTCGGATTTTCGATGATGGATTACAGCTTCGAGCGCCACCGCTGGTCGATGCGGCAGAGCATCGCATACATCCGGCACCATAAAGGAATGGCGATGGGAAATGGCATCGTTTTCTACCTGTTCCTGTTCATTCCCGTCCTGGGCTGGCTGCTGGCGCCCTGCTACGCGGTAATCGCAGCCACCATCCACCTGCAACAGCAACGGCTGCCCATGGGTACGGAAGATTAA
- a CDS encoding anhydro-N-acetylmuramic acid kinase: MVYHVIGLMSGSSLDGLDMVYTELTEVRGQWSYQIHTAECIPYSEELKTSLAKATSLNARDYQLLHTAYGRFTGEQVNAFISRHGLDHKIHFIASHGHTTFHIPEQNTTAQLGCGATIAAVTTLPVISDLRAVDVALGGQGAPIVPIGEKYLFSDFSYLLNLGGIANISAKNGEHYQAFDICPANRVLDALAQGLGKAYDENGALAAGGVTDQALLSALNALPYYGQPAPKSLANDFGTDTVLPLIARHTLSVQGKLRTYVDHIATQIEASVKGMNLPTKGTQMLVTGGGAFNRFLIESIDARLDPLGITLVVPDEQTAAYKEALVMALIGALRWRQQPNILSSVTGASRDSVNGALWVSEA; the protein is encoded by the coding sequence ATGGTATATCACGTAATCGGGTTAATGTCAGGTAGTTCGCTGGATGGATTGGATATGGTTTATACGGAATTGACGGAGGTGAGGGGACAGTGGTCTTACCAGATCCACACCGCGGAATGCATTCCCTACTCGGAAGAGCTGAAAACCTCCCTGGCAAAGGCTACCAGCCTGAACGCCCGTGATTACCAGTTGTTGCACACCGCCTATGGCCGATTTACCGGCGAACAGGTGAACGCATTCATCAGCCGCCATGGCCTCGACCATAAGATTCACTTCATCGCATCCCACGGCCACACTACCTTCCACATACCGGAGCAAAACACTACCGCGCAGCTGGGCTGCGGCGCTACCATCGCCGCCGTTACCACGCTGCCCGTTATCAGCGACCTCCGGGCTGTTGACGTAGCCCTCGGCGGACAAGGCGCGCCTATCGTCCCCATCGGCGAAAAATACCTCTTCTCCGACTTCAGTTACCTGCTCAACCTGGGCGGTATCGCCAATATCTCCGCCAAAAACGGGGAACACTACCAGGCATTCGATATCTGCCCCGCCAACCGCGTCCTCGACGCACTGGCACAGGGCCTTGGCAAAGCTTACGACGAAAACGGCGCATTGGCGGCCGGCGGCGTCACCGATCAGGCGTTGCTTTCCGCGCTCAACGCATTGCCTTATTACGGGCAACCCGCGCCTAAATCCCTCGCTAACGACTTCGGAACGGATACCGTGCTGCCGCTTATCGCCAGGCACACGCTTTCCGTGCAGGGCAAACTACGGACCTATGTCGATCACATCGCCACGCAAATCGAAGCTTCGGTAAAAGGCATGAATCTCCCCACTAAAGGCACGCAAATGCTTGTGACGGGCGGCGGTGCGTTCAACCGCTTCCTCATCGAATCCATCGACGCGCGCCTCGACCCGCTGGGCATCACCCTCGTTGTGCCCGACGAGCAAACCGCCGCCTACAAGGAAGCCCTCGTGATGGCGCTCATCGGCGCACTCCGCTGGCGCCAGCAGCCCAATATCCTCTCTTCCGTAACCGGCGCCTCGCGTGATAGCGTGAACGGCGCACTCTGGGTGAGCGAAGCCTAA
- a CDS encoding WYL domain-containing protein — MPKNKDALSRYRWLDERLRNKRLPKPSLDDLVEFVSEKMDKTIAVRTIQKDIEDMRNDPDLNYFAPIVYNRSTRVYQYEDENFSIGNAPIDEADLQGLEVAIGILEQFRSLPVIQRFEDAILKIAASVKMNRQDLENRGLIKFSRGTHYKGAELIPDIVDAIKNLEVIRIAYQTFDRTAPKEHWVEPYHLREYNHRFYLIGKSQKSRGGTVLTFALDRIVNHWLTNDKFDAKNFDDADYFKNAIGITVAEGDPEEIILSYTPLQGKYVKTQPLHPSQEIITDNEEECRVRLRIVVNHELVMLILSSGGRVKVVQPQHLADRIRQEATDILNRYQ, encoded by the coding sequence ATGCCCAAGAACAAAGACGCCCTTTCCCGTTACCGCTGGCTGGACGAGCGCCTGCGCAACAAGCGTCTCCCCAAACCCAGCCTGGACGACCTCGTGGAATTCGTGTCGGAGAAAATGGACAAAACCATCGCCGTGCGTACTATCCAGAAGGATATCGAGGATATGCGCAACGATCCCGATCTCAATTATTTCGCGCCGATTGTGTACAACCGCAGTACGCGCGTATATCAATATGAAGACGAAAACTTCTCCATCGGCAACGCGCCGATCGACGAAGCCGACCTCCAGGGGCTGGAGGTAGCCATCGGCATCCTGGAACAGTTCCGCAGCCTGCCAGTGATCCAGCGCTTCGAAGACGCGATCCTTAAAATCGCCGCCAGCGTAAAAATGAACCGGCAGGACCTCGAGAACCGCGGCCTTATCAAATTCAGCCGCGGCACACATTATAAAGGCGCAGAGCTCATCCCCGACATCGTGGACGCCATCAAGAACCTGGAAGTCATCCGCATCGCGTATCAAACCTTCGACCGCACAGCGCCCAAAGAACACTGGGTGGAGCCTTACCATCTCCGCGAATACAACCACCGCTTTTACCTCATCGGCAAAAGCCAGAAATCACGGGGAGGAACGGTGCTCACCTTTGCGCTCGACCGTATCGTTAACCACTGGCTCACCAACGATAAGTTCGACGCCAAGAATTTTGACGATGCCGACTATTTCAAAAACGCCATCGGCATTACCGTAGCCGAGGGCGATCCGGAAGAGATCATCCTTTCCTACACGCCGCTACAGGGCAAATACGTCAAGACGCAGCCGCTGCACCCTTCGCAGGAGATTATCACCGATAACGAAGAGGAATGCCGCGTGCGCCTCCGGATTGTGGTGAACCACGAGCTGGTGATGCTGATCCTCAGCAGCGGAGGGCGCGTGAAAGTCGTTCAGCCGCAGCACCTGGCCGACAGGATCCGTCAGGAAGCGACTGATATATTAAATCGTTACCAATAA
- a CDS encoding SAM-dependent methyltransferase, translating to MTQKGKLYLIPTVLSADALFSLPPYITDTVRQLRIFFVENERTARRFLKALDRAIDIDSLQLHLMNEHHPPDTALAKKLLQEGHSIGVISEAGCPAVADPGNLVVQAAHQVLATVIPMVGPNSMLLALMASGMNGQNFQFTGYLPVKPPDRAKAIKDLEALSAKKQQTQLFIEAPYRNNQLLKDILQHAADRTLLCVAADLTAPNEFIRTQTVAQWKKDTTDFHKRPAIFLLYAG from the coding sequence ATGACGCAAAAGGGCAAATTATATCTCATTCCAACGGTCCTCAGTGCAGACGCGCTCTTCAGCCTGCCACCGTACATCACGGATACGGTACGGCAACTGCGCATCTTCTTCGTGGAAAACGAACGGACCGCCCGCCGGTTCCTCAAAGCCCTCGACCGCGCCATCGATATCGACTCCCTGCAGCTCCATCTCATGAACGAGCATCATCCGCCAGACACCGCACTGGCGAAGAAACTCCTGCAGGAAGGGCATTCCATCGGCGTCATCAGCGAAGCCGGATGCCCCGCCGTGGCAGACCCTGGCAACCTTGTCGTGCAAGCCGCACACCAGGTGCTGGCCACTGTGATCCCCATGGTAGGGCCGAACTCCATGCTCCTGGCACTCATGGCTTCCGGCATGAACGGCCAAAACTTCCAGTTCACAGGCTATCTGCCCGTGAAACCACCCGACCGGGCCAAAGCCATCAAAGACCTGGAAGCGCTTTCCGCTAAAAAACAGCAAACCCAGCTCTTCATAGAAGCACCCTACCGCAACAATCAACTGCTGAAAGACATCCTTCAGCACGCCGCCGACCGCACCCTGCTCTGCGTTGCCGCCGACCTCACCGCACCCAATGAATTCATCCGCACGCAAACCGTCGCGCAATGGAAAAAAGATACCACCGATTTCCATAAAAGACCAGCGATTTTTTTATTATACGCCGGATAA
- the ade gene encoding adenine deaminase → MNALHLAGIVVDVPGRRTFPAVVSVADGKIAGIIPTDQPVPQRYILPGFIDAHVHVESSMLIPSEFARMAVVHGTVGSVSDPHEIANVCGEAGVEFMLENGRQVPFRFCFGAPSCVPATIFETAGDVIGPDGVDRLLQRPDIYYLSEMMNFPGVLHGDPEVMAKIASARKFGKPVDGHAPGLRGETAAQYASAGISTDHECFTLDEALDKLAAGMHILIREGSAARNFEALEPLIATHHQRVMFCSDDKHPDNLEEGHINLLVKRALAKGHDLFNILQAACVNPVRHYGIPAGLLRAGDPADFIIVNNLSDFTILETWIGGVQVAAEGNTLIAPVPVKPINRFHCTAKSAHDFRVPAPAGVSTVQVIEALDGQLITHPLTFRLTAKDGFLVSDVSQDVLKITVVNRYQDAPPAVAFIRNFGLRAGAIASTVAHDSHNIISVGVDDESIQRAVNVLISAEGGICVIDGGNEYILPLPVAGLMSAGDGYVAARRYSQLDKAAKALGSKLDAPFMTLSFMALLVIPHLKLSDRGLFDGDKFAFTELAQA, encoded by the coding sequence ATGAACGCATTGCATTTAGCGGGGATCGTGGTCGATGTTCCCGGCAGAAGAACCTTTCCCGCGGTTGTTTCCGTGGCAGACGGCAAGATCGCCGGCATAATTCCAACGGATCAGCCGGTGCCCCAACGCTACATCCTTCCCGGCTTCATCGACGCGCATGTACATGTGGAAAGCTCCATGCTGATCCCCTCCGAATTCGCCAGGATGGCGGTGGTGCATGGCACGGTAGGCAGCGTTTCCGACCCGCACGAAATCGCCAATGTCTGCGGTGAGGCAGGCGTGGAATTTATGTTGGAAAACGGGCGGCAGGTGCCTTTCCGCTTCTGCTTCGGCGCGCCTTCCTGCGTTCCCGCTACCATTTTCGAAACGGCTGGCGATGTCATCGGTCCGGATGGGGTAGACAGGCTCTTGCAAAGGCCCGATATCTATTACCTTTCTGAAATGATGAATTTCCCCGGTGTGCTGCATGGCGATCCGGAAGTGATGGCCAAGATCGCATCCGCCCGGAAATTCGGCAAACCGGTAGACGGCCATGCGCCGGGGTTGCGCGGAGAAACGGCGGCGCAATACGCTTCCGCGGGGATCAGCACCGACCACGAATGTTTCACGCTCGATGAAGCGCTGGACAAACTGGCGGCGGGCATGCACATTCTTATCCGGGAAGGGAGTGCGGCGCGCAACTTCGAAGCCCTCGAACCGCTGATCGCCACACATCACCAGCGGGTGATGTTTTGCAGCGACGACAAGCACCCCGACAACCTCGAGGAAGGGCATATCAACTTGCTGGTGAAGAGAGCGCTGGCTAAGGGGCACGATCTGTTCAACATCCTCCAGGCCGCCTGCGTCAATCCCGTGCGGCATTACGGCATTCCCGCGGGGCTCCTGCGCGCGGGGGATCCGGCTGATTTCATAATCGTCAATAATCTTTCCGATTTTACCATCCTCGAAACCTGGATCGGCGGCGTACAGGTGGCGGCGGAAGGCAATACCCTCATTGCCCCGGTGCCAGTGAAACCCATCAACCGCTTCCACTGCACCGCGAAATCCGCGCACGACTTCCGCGTTCCCGCCCCGGCGGGCGTTTCCACCGTGCAGGTCATCGAAGCGCTGGACGGCCAGCTCATCACCCATCCCCTCACCTTCCGGCTAACCGCCAAAGACGGCTTCCTGGTCAGCGACGTTTCGCAGGACGTGCTGAAAATAACGGTGGTTAACCGTTACCAGGATGCGCCGCCGGCCGTGGCATTCATCCGCAACTTCGGATTGCGCGCCGGCGCCATCGCATCCACGGTGGCGCACGACAGCCATAATATTATTTCGGTGGGCGTTGATGATGAAAGCATCCAACGTGCTGTGAACGTCCTTATCAGCGCGGAAGGCGGCATCTGTGTTATCGACGGCGGCAACGAATACATTCTTCCCTTGCCGGTGGCGGGGCTTATGAGCGCCGGCGATGGCTATGTAGCGGCGCGCCGCTACAGCCAGCTCGACAAGGCCGCGAAAGCGCTCGGCAGCAAGCTCGACGCGCCTTTCATGACGTTATCGTTCATGGCGCTGCTCGTCATCCCCCACCTGAAACTCAGTGACAGGGGGCTATTCGACGGAGATAAATTTGCATTTACGGAATTGGCCCAGGCTTAG
- a CDS encoding PorP/SprF family type IX secretion system membrane protein codes for MKKLLLLLTIALYAFSPVRAQDPHFTQFFASPLTLNPAFTGYFSGDLRLSGNYRSQWRSIASPYITGTLAADFGILKNSIPYTDTWGVGILALYDKTGAGALTSNFVAASTAYHKGLDVEGNHTLGLGVQMALVQKRVDQSKLIFEQQIGDNGYDPSLPSGETIMNPNISYLDYNVGLLYSGLVGESSNIYLGASYYHFTQPTETFLDNNNNRLSYRYTVHGGGSFPVNGGNRIHFSAHYMRQNQAVETTMGAAYGFLLNDMPDAPTIFYVGSWFRLKDAVNPYVGLEFNSFKVGLSYDMNVSTLKPASNYRGGMEISVIYIGKKGDSNKNGTLCPKF; via the coding sequence ATGAAAAAACTACTACTCCTATTAACCATAGCCCTTTATGCATTCAGCCCTGTGAGGGCGCAGGACCCGCACTTCACGCAGTTTTTTGCGTCTCCGCTCACGCTGAACCCTGCATTTACGGGGTACTTCTCCGGCGACCTTCGTTTATCCGGCAATTACCGCAGTCAATGGCGCAGTATCGCATCGCCTTATATTACAGGCACGTTGGCGGCTGATTTTGGCATCTTGAAGAATTCCATTCCTTACACGGATACCTGGGGAGTTGGTATCCTGGCATTGTACGACAAGACTGGCGCTGGGGCACTTACGTCCAACTTCGTGGCGGCGAGTACGGCGTATCACAAAGGGCTGGATGTGGAAGGCAACCATACTTTGGGGCTGGGGGTTCAGATGGCGTTGGTACAGAAGCGGGTGGATCAGAGTAAATTGATTTTCGAGCAGCAGATCGGGGATAACGGATACGACCCTTCGCTGCCGAGTGGCGAAACGATCATGAATCCGAATATTTCTTACCTGGATTACAACGTAGGTTTGTTGTATAGCGGCCTGGTAGGTGAATCTTCGAATATCTACCTCGGCGCTTCCTATTACCATTTCACGCAACCGACAGAAACTTTCCTTGACAACAACAATAACCGCCTGAGCTATCGTTACACGGTACATGGCGGAGGATCTTTTCCTGTGAACGGCGGGAACCGCATCCACTTCAGCGCGCATTACATGCGTCAGAACCAGGCTGTAGAAACTACTATGGGCGCGGCTTACGGCTTTCTGCTCAACGATATGCCCGATGCACCCACCATTTTCTACGTGGGTTCGTGGTTCCGTCTGAAAGATGCAGTCAATCCGTATGTGGGTCTTGAGTTCAACAGCTTCAAAGTAGGCCTGAGCTACGACATGAACGTGTCTACCCTGAAGCCGGCCTCCAATTACCGCGGCGGTATGGAGATTTCTGTGATCTACATCGGCAAGAAAGGTGACAGCAACAAGAACGGCACGCTGTGCCCGAAGTTCTGA
- a CDS encoding DNA-3-methyladenine glycosylase, which produces MVAKYGWSFCSSNGWVERKLVLFFSMPKLERAFYLEKNVLKVAKSLLGKVLVTETDGIRTSGRIVETEAYNGAVDRASHAWNNRRTGRTEIMFAEGGVAYVYLCYGIHHLFNVVTNVREVPHAVLVRALEPLEGIPVMLERTGKPRVDFTLTSGPGSLSKALGINTALTGQDLLGNRIWIEDAAPVPARDILAGTRVGVAYAMEDAYLPYRFSIRGSKWVSRGKGLAR; this is translated from the coding sequence ATGGTAGCAAAATATGGATGGAGTTTTTGCTCAAGCAACGGATGGGTCGAACGTAAATTAGTACTATTTTTCAGTATGCCTAAACTAGAACGTGCATTTTATCTGGAAAAAAATGTCCTGAAAGTCGCAAAGTCTTTGCTGGGGAAGGTTTTGGTTACGGAAACCGACGGAATCCGCACTTCTGGGCGGATTGTGGAAACCGAGGCTTATAACGGAGCCGTGGACAGGGCATCTCATGCCTGGAATAACCGTCGTACGGGGCGGACGGAAATCATGTTTGCCGAAGGGGGCGTGGCATACGTCTATCTCTGTTACGGCATCCATCATCTCTTTAATGTGGTGACTAACGTGCGGGAAGTTCCGCATGCGGTGCTGGTCCGGGCGTTGGAGCCCCTGGAAGGCATTCCCGTCATGCTGGAGCGTACGGGCAAGCCCAGGGTCGATTTCACACTGACCTCCGGCCCAGGGAGCTTATCCAAGGCCCTCGGCATCAATACGGCGCTTACAGGCCAGGATCTCCTGGGCAATCGTATTTGGATCGAAGACGCTGCACCTGTACCCGCGCGGGATATTCTCGCCGGGACCCGTGTTGGCGTTGCCTATGCCATGGAAGACGCCTATCTGCCTTACCGGTTTTCGATCCGCGGCAGCAAATGGGTGAGCCGGGGAAAAGGGCTCGCGCGCTGA
- a CDS encoding peroxiredoxin produces the protein MSLRLGDTAPNFTAKTTIGEINFYDYLGDSWGILFSHPADYTPVCTTELGKTALLNGEFKKRNVKVLALSVDPLDKHKGWINDINETQNCNVDFPIIADEDKTVANLYGMIHPNASETFTVRSLFVIGPDKKVKLTITYPASTGRNFHEVLRVIDSLQLTANYSVATPADWKDGEDVIVTAAVKTEDIPGKFPKGHKIIKPYLRTTPQPNK, from the coding sequence ATGAGTTTAAGATTAGGGGACACAGCTCCCAATTTCACGGCAAAGACCACCATTGGAGAAATCAACTTTTACGATTACCTCGGCGACAGCTGGGGGATTCTCTTCTCCCACCCCGCAGATTATACCCCTGTTTGCACCACCGAACTTGGTAAAACTGCCCTCTTAAATGGCGAATTCAAGAAGCGCAACGTAAAAGTGCTCGCACTCAGCGTTGACCCGCTCGATAAACATAAAGGCTGGATCAACGATATCAACGAGACGCAAAACTGCAACGTTGACTTCCCGATCATCGCAGACGAAGACAAAACGGTGGCCAACCTCTACGGTATGATCCACCCCAACGCATCTGAAACTTTCACCGTTCGCTCCCTGTTCGTAATCGGGCCCGACAAGAAAGTGAAGCTGACCATCACTTACCCCGCTTCCACCGGCCGCAACTTCCATGAAGTGCTCCGCGTGATCGATTCCCTGCAGCTGACCGCCAACTATAGCGTGGCTACACCGGCTGACTGGAAAGACGGCGAAGACGTGATCGTTACCGCAGCGGTTAAAACGGAAGACATTCCGGGCAAATTCCCGAAAGGCCACAAAATTATCAAGCCTTATCTGAGAACAACACCGCAGCCGAATAAATAA
- the upp gene encoding uracil phosphoribosyltransferase, translated as MIINLSDTNSLVGEWMSEIRDEVIQCDRMRFRRNLERLGEVAAYEISKTLMYVDKEVETPLGSAHVQVLKHQPVIGTILRAGLAMHQGLVNYFDKADHAFISAYRKHNRDGTFEIRLEYVSCPPLDGKVLILSDPMLATGASLVKTIEHLGEFGKPAHIHIVTAIACTIGIEYVQRNADANISIWAGDIDDELTAKGYIVPGLGDAGDLAFGEKVQQ; from the coding sequence ATGATAATCAATCTGAGTGACACCAACTCACTGGTAGGCGAGTGGATGAGCGAGATAAGGGACGAGGTAATTCAGTGTGACCGGATGCGGTTCCGCCGCAACCTGGAAAGGCTGGGCGAAGTGGCCGCCTACGAGATCAGCAAAACGCTGATGTATGTGGACAAGGAAGTAGAAACACCGCTGGGCAGCGCGCATGTTCAGGTATTGAAGCATCAGCCGGTAATCGGGACCATCCTGCGGGCCGGGCTGGCGATGCACCAGGGGTTGGTCAATTATTTCGACAAGGCCGACCATGCTTTTATTTCCGCCTACCGCAAGCATAACCGCGACGGGACTTTCGAAATCAGGCTGGAATATGTTTCCTGTCCCCCGTTGGATGGGAAGGTGCTGATCCTGAGTGATCCGATGCTGGCGACGGGCGCCTCTTTGGTAAAAACCATCGAGCACCTGGGCGAGTTCGGCAAACCTGCTCATATTCATATTGTTACGGCAATTGCGTGTACCATCGGGATCGAGTACGTGCAGCGGAATGCCGATGCGAACATCAGCATTTGGGCGGGAGATATCGACGACGAGCTGACGGCCAAGGGTTATATTGTTCCCGGGCTGGGCGATGCGGGCGATCTGGCTTTCGGGGAGAAGGTGCAGCAGTAA